The genomic region tctagttccctgacccagggatcaaacctgggcccctgcattgggaactccgAGCTTtagctactagaccaccagggaagtccccattgtttctttttaacaaagtgaaaataatataaaattcattGTCAGGGGGGAGGGTTTTGAGTTAAAATTCatgtaatacattttgagttaaagGTAACCTCAAGAAACTATGTTCACCGTTGAGTGTGCACTGAACTGTGCTTTACTCTTTGGTAGGATACAGGGCTCCGTTCTAGAAGGATTGGTGCTAAAGGAATCTAGATTTGTGGTTATTCATTTGAACAACCTGTAGTTACTACAGTCCACAAATAGGAATCTCATGATGCAGCCGATGCCAGGCTTTTGGGGTGGAGGTGAGGTCCACGCAGGAACAGCTCAAAGAGTTTCTGAGCCCTCCACTGGAAGAGGGTGTCAACTTCATCGTGGAACACTTCTGTCTTTAGGCAACACTTTAGTAGAGAGAATTACCTTTAACTTTCCCAAGTTTTCCAGATTAGAAATCAAGCTagatttgtttttcattaaactttttattttgcaaaaactGTAGATTCACATGGGGTTCTAAGAAATGACACAGAGCTCCCCAGCTTCCCCAACATCGTGCAAAATTTTTgcaacatcatgcaaaattctagTGTCACTGCCCAACCAGGGGATGACATTGATACAGAACATCCCATCACCACTGGATCCCTCCTGCTGGCCTTTTAACATCCTCTCCCAttcccctcctccttggcaatCACTATTCAGTCCTCAAGGTTTGCAATTTTGCCATTTCAAGAATGTTACATAAATAGGATCATACAATATATAACCTTTTGGGACTGGCTTTTTTTTCACCCAACGTAATTCCCTGAAAATTCATCTAGTCaatccaaaaatttttttcttaagtcacATGAAATCAATCTCTCACAGTGCTCACACAACACCAAACCTACACCCTTCAGCAGGGGACAGAGGCACTCTGTCTGGGAAGACTTCTAGCCTGTAGAATCTCAAATGGATGTTAGGACTCTGAAAATGAGGCCACCTTCTTTCAGAGAGCCTGTGGACACAGAAGTGAGACTGCAAACTGGTCCAATAGACATTCCAGATTCTTCATTTTCACTCTTATAAAACTGGACTTTACAGGCATACTGTACAGTCTGTCATCACCAGCTACTACATTTCAGCCTGATGCTTTTATTTGTCCTAAGCATAGAAACTTGAATAGTTGATAGCCCatgacagtttttcttctttctttgaagaGCTTGAGATAGActcataagtttattttttaaaattttgttgcttGCTCTCATTTTTTATACagtatacactttaaaatgaagGTAGGATAATTACAGGTACCTCATTCAATTCTTACCCTCTGAGATCGACATTTTCCCCTTACCCTACAGATGAGCTTTAGCAAAGCTTCAGTAACTTGCCTTGGGTTACCTATAGATCAGTCACTGAAGGGAGCCTGGAGCCAGATGTGTCTGTATTGCCGAGGCTCTGCGTTGGTGTGAatcccaaagccacacagtgaAACGAATTGACCCTTGTGATTAGTTCTTAATAAACTGTGCTGGTTATACCAGTAAGACCACTTCACTGCAGAAAAAACAGAGAAGCCAAAAGAACAAGCtttttgtgtacacacacacactacactacAAACTAATGCTTTTGTGTACACACTGCAAGagcaacactttaaaaataactctTTAAAATTGCCTGGTTTTAgcaagtaaaattttattaaacatgTAGTTTCAGCATACCTCTAATTCAAAATGACAAGTCATGTTACTAGCAAAAATATTGATGATCCATCAAGAGTTACAGTGCATTTCTCCCCTAAGTATTAGGTCACGATACCATTATGAAGGCTTCAAAAGGAAAATTCTCTCACGGGCTGAATTCTAGATTCCGTATTTTTCTATTAGCTCTCTTGCTTTAGAAATATAGGCACTCATGGCATCTTCCTTTGATAATCCTAGAAAGATACAAACAGGTTGACTCACCGACCAATGTATGTGGAAATTAAGAAGGTTCGTGTAACACTTAAAAACtacctttttaaatatacaaattaaaaggtagagattgattaaaagaaattgaaacaacaacaacaacaacaacaaaaaaaaaactaccttttTGAAGGTTCCAGGCTTCCCACTTAGCCTTTCCTTTTAGATCTAACATTGCTGGACACTCTgccaaaaggaaagatacattcaCAGAGTTACTTGTTATTCTATGCTTCTATACTGTTCAATGAAGTgtactgttattttttaatatgacagCACAATACCAATATCTATGTCTCCAGTTACAGACTGTTTGTAGAGTCCATAGATCTCTTTTAGTTCCTCATCATTTGGCCTGGTTTTCAGCTTCCTCACGTCTTTGGCTGCCTTGTCAAAATCAGcctaaaacaaaaagacatagtGCATTTGCTAACTTTAGGCAGGTTTATCTGCTTCAGGAGAACTTAAAGAGGACAGGAAGCTTTCAATCAGAAATGAACTATTACTGCTCTGGTTCCACCAGGattatccttattttaatttGTGGATACTTCCTTTGGTCTTTACCTATTACACAGAAAATGCACCTATATATTtgatacagagaacaaaataaaattcttaatatttAAGACGTTTAtctaaatgtttaaaaactgaagaatacataaataaatggaaagatattccctgttcttgaatagaaaaaaattaatagtaaaaTGTTCATCTTACC from Muntiacus reevesi chromosome 2, mMunRee1.1, whole genome shotgun sequence harbors:
- the ACBD7 gene encoding acyl-CoA-binding domain-containing protein 7 translates to MSLQADFDKAAKDVRKLKTRPNDEELKEIYGLYKQSVTGDIDIECPAMLDLKGKAKWEAWNLQKGLSKEDAMSAYISKARELIEKYGI